A single region of the Streptomyces sp. ITFR-16 genome encodes:
- a CDS encoding phosphatase PAP2 family protein: MRETPRPQGTAGDAGPELPQRRPGCAFAHTTGASGSGTPHRSVCRPPHTPRGARQTGPSVRPGTTPPVPGRTALLFSAVSGLSALFALTTWQIAADGPLRALDERTGRFLVGHGPRWLTEFLADLGNMQVALPVLGCALFWCLLRGERRAPVTAALAMAAVPLLVVPLKDWIARPGPLTEATGYYPSGHAATAAVAYGAAALLLAPYARRAWMMPVAAVLLTAATGIGLVLRGYHWPLDVLGSWFLCGLLLIPPALSRRSRRRSSSRTPSC, from the coding sequence ATGAGAGAAACACCCCGCCCGCAGGGGACTGCGGGCGACGCCGGGCCGGAGCTTCCCCAGCGCCGTCCTGGTTGTGCCTTCGCGCACACCACTGGAGCCTCCGGCTCCGGAACTCCTCACCGATCGGTTTGCCGCCCGCCCCACACCCCCCGGGGCGCGCGGCAAACCGGTCCGTCCGTCCGTCCCGGAACCACCCCCCCTGTTCCGGGACGGACGGCTCTTCTCTTTTCTGCGGTGTCGGGGCTGTCGGCCCTGTTCGCCCTCACCACCTGGCAGATCGCGGCCGACGGCCCGCTGCGCGCCCTCGACGAACGCACCGGCCGGTTCCTCGTCGGACACGGCCCCCGGTGGCTCACCGAATTCCTCGCCGATCTCGGCAATATGCAGGTCGCGCTCCCGGTCCTGGGCTGCGCGCTGTTCTGGTGCCTGCTGCGCGGCGAGCGCCGGGCGCCGGTCACCGCCGCGCTCGCCATGGCCGCCGTGCCGCTGCTCGTCGTTCCGCTCAAGGACTGGATCGCCCGCCCCGGGCCGCTGACCGAAGCCACCGGCTACTACCCGTCGGGCCATGCGGCGACCGCCGCGGTGGCGTACGGGGCGGCGGCGCTGCTGCTGGCCCCGTACGCGCGGCGCGCGTGGATGATGCCCGTCGCCGCTGTCCTGCTGACAGCGGCGACGGGCATCGGTCTGGTGCTGCGCGGCTATCACTGGCCGCTGGATGTGCTGGGCAGCTGGTTCCTGTGCGGGCTGCTGCTGATCCCGCCGGCGCTCAGCCGCCGAAGTAGGCGTCGAAGTTCTTCGAGAACTCCCAGTTGTTGA
- a CDS encoding glycoside hydrolase family 18 protein — MERTGPPARMTGLLAVFSAALLAVGGLAATAPSAAAADVDLASNGTFEAGLTGWTCTGGSGAVVSTPVHGGTSALKATPAGSDNAKCSQSVTVKPGSTYTLSAWVQGSYVYLGAEGTGTTDVSTWTQSAGAWQKLTTTFTTGASTTSVKVYTHGWYGTPAYYADDLTLVGPGGDPVALPAVPTGLKAGTPTASSVPLSWNASSGATGYNIYRGGTKVLSATGTSATVTGLTASTAYSFQVSATNSAGESAKSAAVPATTVAGGGGGGGTELPAHALVGYLHSSFANGSGYTRMADVPDSWDVIDLAFGEPTSVTSGDIRFSLCPVTECPNVESAAEFKAAIKAKQAAGKKVLISIGGQNGQVQLATTAARDTFVSSVSKIIDEYGLDGLDIDFEGHSLSLNTGDTDFRNPTTPVIVNLISAVKTLKAKYGEKFVLTMAPETFFVQLGYQYYGSGPWGGQDPRAGAYLPVIHALRDDLTLLHVQDYNSGSIMGLDNQYHSMGGADFHIAMTDMLLAGFPVAGDQTKVFPGLRPDQVAIGLPASTQAGNGHTSPAEVTKALNCLTKKTDCGSYATHGTWSGLRGLMTWSVNWDRFNNWEFSKNFDAYFGG, encoded by the coding sequence GTGGAACGCACGGGACCCCCCGCCCGCATGACCGGACTTCTGGCCGTGTTCTCGGCCGCCCTGCTGGCCGTCGGCGGCCTGGCGGCCACGGCGCCCAGCGCCGCCGCGGCCGACGTCGATCTGGCGAGCAACGGCACCTTCGAGGCCGGGCTGACCGGCTGGACCTGTACGGGCGGCAGCGGAGCCGTCGTCAGCACGCCGGTGCACGGCGGGACTTCGGCGCTGAAGGCCACCCCGGCCGGCAGCGACAACGCCAAGTGCTCCCAGTCCGTGACGGTCAAGCCCGGCTCCACGTACACGCTGAGCGCCTGGGTGCAGGGCAGCTACGTCTACCTGGGGGCCGAGGGCACCGGCACGACCGACGTGTCCACCTGGACGCAGTCCGCCGGGGCCTGGCAGAAGCTCACCACCACGTTCACCACCGGTGCCTCGACGACCTCGGTCAAGGTGTACACGCACGGCTGGTACGGAACCCCCGCCTACTACGCCGACGACCTCACCCTCGTCGGACCCGGCGGCGACCCGGTCGCGCTCCCCGCCGTACCCACCGGCCTCAAGGCGGGCACGCCCACCGCGTCCTCGGTGCCGCTGTCCTGGAACGCGTCCTCGGGGGCCACCGGTTACAACATCTACCGGGGCGGCACGAAGGTCCTCTCGGCGACCGGGACCTCGGCGACCGTGACGGGGCTGACCGCCTCGACCGCGTACAGCTTCCAGGTCAGTGCCACCAACTCCGCGGGCGAGTCCGCGAAGTCCGCGGCCGTCCCGGCGACCACCGTCGCGGGCGGCGGCGGGGGCGGCGGCACGGAGCTGCCGGCCCACGCGCTCGTCGGCTATCTGCACTCCAGCTTCGCCAACGGCTCCGGCTACACCCGGATGGCGGACGTGCCCGACTCCTGGGACGTCATCGACCTGGCCTTCGGCGAGCCGACCTCCGTCACCTCCGGCGACATCCGCTTCTCGCTCTGCCCGGTCACCGAGTGCCCGAACGTCGAGTCCGCGGCCGAGTTCAAGGCGGCCATCAAGGCCAAGCAGGCCGCAGGGAAGAAGGTGCTGATCTCCATCGGCGGCCAGAACGGACAGGTGCAGCTCGCCACCACCGCCGCCCGCGACACCTTCGTCTCCTCGGTCAGCAAGATCATCGACGAGTACGGTCTGGACGGCCTTGACATCGACTTCGAGGGCCACTCGCTCTCGCTGAACACCGGCGACACCGACTTCCGGAACCCCACCACACCGGTGATCGTCAACCTGATCTCCGCGGTGAAGACCCTCAAGGCCAAGTACGGCGAGAAGTTCGTCCTCACCATGGCCCCCGAGACCTTCTTCGTGCAGCTCGGCTACCAGTACTACGGCTCGGGCCCCTGGGGCGGCCAGGACCCGCGCGCCGGGGCCTACCTCCCGGTGATCCACGCCCTGCGCGACGACCTCACCCTGCTGCACGTCCAGGACTACAACTCGGGCTCCATCATGGGCCTGGACAACCAGTACCACTCCATGGGCGGCGCCGACTTCCACATCGCGATGACCGACATGCTGCTGGCCGGGTTCCCGGTGGCGGGCGACCAGACCAAGGTCTTCCCCGGGCTGCGCCCCGACCAGGTCGCGATCGGCCTGCCGGCGTCCACCCAGGCGGGCAACGGCCACACCTCGCCGGCCGAGGTCACCAAGGCGCTCAACTGCCTGACGAAGAAGACCGACTGCGGCTCGTACGCCACCCACGGCACCTGGTCCGGGCTGCGCGGGCTGATGACCTGGTCCGTCAACTGGGACCGCTTCAACAACTGGGAGTTCTCGAAGAACTTCGACGCCTACTTCGGCGGCTGA
- a CDS encoding FAD-dependent oxidoreductase, with product MAPAAMRTAAQSLSDAKPVSFWLDDPGRPEALPALTGDERCDLLVIGGGYSGLWTALLAKEREPERDVVLIEGHETGWAASGRNGGFCAASLTHGLPNGLERWPGEIARLEELGARNLDAIEEAVARYSIDCEFERTGEIDVATAPHQLEELREWHRDAERHGFGGVEFLDRDALRAEVDSPTFLGGLWDRRGVAMLHPAKLVWGLKRACLDLGVRIYEHTRGLELARTGTGMAVRTPYGKILARRVALGTNIFPSLVKRVRPYTVPVYDYALMTEPLSEDRLAAIGWKNRQGLGDSANQFHYFRLSADNRILWGGYDAIYPYGGRLSADLDQRPETFLKLAGQFFECFPQLAGVRFTHAWGGAIDTCSRFSAFFGTAHQGRVAYAAGFTGLGVGATRFGADVMLDLLAGEHTERTALEMVRKKPLPFPPEPLAWAGIELTKRSLARADSNGGHRNLWLRTMDRVGLGFDS from the coding sequence ATGGCCCCAGCTGCCATGCGTACTGCTGCACAATCACTCTCCGACGCCAAGCCGGTGTCCTTCTGGCTGGACGACCCCGGCCGGCCCGAGGCGCTTCCCGCGCTCACCGGTGACGAGCGATGCGACCTCCTCGTCATCGGCGGCGGATACAGCGGACTGTGGACCGCCCTGCTCGCCAAGGAACGCGAACCGGAACGCGATGTCGTGCTGATCGAGGGGCACGAGACGGGCTGGGCCGCCTCGGGCCGCAACGGCGGATTCTGTGCCGCGTCCCTCACCCACGGGCTGCCCAACGGACTGGAGCGCTGGCCCGGGGAGATCGCGAGGCTGGAGGAACTCGGCGCGCGCAACCTCGACGCCATCGAGGAGGCCGTCGCCCGCTACTCCATCGACTGCGAGTTCGAGCGGACCGGCGAGATCGATGTCGCCACCGCGCCCCACCAGCTCGAAGAGCTGCGGGAATGGCACCGGGACGCCGAACGGCACGGCTTCGGCGGGGTGGAGTTCCTCGACCGCGACGCCCTGCGCGCCGAGGTCGACTCACCGACCTTCCTCGGCGGTCTCTGGGACCGGCGCGGGGTCGCGATGCTGCACCCGGCCAAGCTGGTCTGGGGCCTGAAGCGGGCCTGCCTCGACCTCGGGGTGCGGATCTACGAGCACACCCGGGGCCTGGAGCTGGCCCGAACCGGAACCGGAATGGCGGTGCGCACCCCGTACGGCAAGATCCTCGCCCGCCGCGTCGCGCTCGGCACCAACATCTTCCCCTCGCTCGTCAAGCGGGTGCGCCCGTACACCGTCCCGGTCTACGACTACGCGCTGATGACCGAACCGCTGAGCGAGGACCGGCTCGCCGCGATCGGCTGGAAGAACCGGCAGGGACTGGGGGACAGCGCCAATCAGTTCCATTACTTCCGGCTCTCCGCGGACAACCGCATTCTGTGGGGCGGATACGACGCGATCTATCCGTACGGGGGCCGGCTCAGCGCCGATCTCGACCAGCGCCCGGAGACCTTCCTGAAACTCGCGGGACAGTTCTTCGAATGCTTCCCGCAATTGGCCGGGGTGCGTTTCACCCACGCCTGGGGCGGTGCGATCGACACCTGTTCGCGGTTCTCCGCCTTCTTCGGTACGGCCCATCAGGGCCGGGTCGCCTATGCCGCCGGGTTCACCGGTCTGGGCGTCGGGGCCACCCGGTTCGGTGCCGACGTCATGCTCGACCTGCTGGCCGGCGAGCACACCGAGCGGACCGCGCTGGAGATGGTGCGCAAGAAGCCGCTGCCCTTCCCGCCCGAGCCCCTCGCCTGGGCCGGGATCGAGCTCACCAAGCGGTCGCTGGCCAGGGCCGACAGCAACGGCGGCCACCGCAATCTGTGGCTGCGCACGATGGACCGCGTGGGCCTCGGTTTCGACAGCTGA
- a CDS encoding ABC transporter permease, translating to MSALRWLRRHLVVIAGLLTLAYMILPNIVVMVFSFNKPNGRFNYSWQRFSLDAWKDPCGVADMCGSLSLSLQIAVWATIGATALGTMIAFALVRYRFRARGAINSLIFLPMAMPEVVMAASLLTLFLNMGAQLGFWTILIAHIMFCLSFVVTAVKARVMSMDPRLEEAARDLYAGPVQTFVRVTLPIAAPGIAAGALLAFALSFDDFIITNFNAGSTVTFPMFVWGSAQRGTPVQINVIGTAMFIIAVLVVLTGQLIANRRKNARP from the coding sequence ATGTCCGCACTGCGCTGGCTGCGACGCCATCTGGTCGTCATCGCGGGTCTGCTGACCCTCGCCTACATGATCCTGCCGAACATCGTCGTGATGGTGTTCTCCTTCAACAAGCCCAACGGCCGCTTCAACTACTCCTGGCAGCGCTTCTCGCTGGACGCCTGGAAGGACCCCTGCGGCGTCGCCGACATGTGCGGCTCGCTCTCGCTCTCCCTCCAGATCGCCGTCTGGGCCACGATCGGCGCGACCGCGCTCGGCACGATGATCGCGTTCGCCCTGGTCCGCTACCGCTTCCGGGCGCGCGGCGCGATCAACTCGCTGATCTTCCTGCCGATGGCGATGCCCGAGGTCGTCATGGCCGCGTCGCTGCTCACGCTCTTCCTCAACATGGGCGCGCAGCTCGGCTTCTGGACGATCCTGATCGCCCACATCATGTTCTGCCTCAGCTTCGTCGTGACGGCGGTCAAGGCGCGCGTCATGTCGATGGACCCGAGGCTGGAGGAGGCGGCCCGCGATCTGTACGCCGGACCGGTGCAGACCTTCGTGCGGGTGACCCTGCCGATCGCCGCCCCCGGAATCGCCGCGGGAGCGCTGCTCGCGTTCGCGCTCTCCTTCGACGATTTCATCATCACCAATTTCAACGCGGGCTCCACGGTGACCTTCCCCATGTTCGTCTGGGGCTCGGCACAGCGCGGCACGCCCGTACAGATCAATGTCATCGGCACGGCGATGTTCATCATTGCGGTACTGGTGGTTCTCACCGGCCAGCTGATCGCGAACCGGCGGAAGAACGCACGACCCTGA
- a CDS encoding ABC transporter permease, whose product MSLTQEAPPAPAAEPVVRKPSTRKRLIPYWLLLPGILWLVVFFALPLVYQASTSVQTGSLEKGFEVTWHFRTYWDALSDYYPQFIRSLLYAGTATLLCLLLGYPLAYLIAFKAGRWRNLVLVLVIAPFFTSFLIRTLAWKTILADGGAVVDVLNTLHVLDVTSWLGWTENNRVLATPMAVVCGLTYNFLPFMILPLYTSLERIDGRLHEAAGDLYATPATTFRKVTFPLSMPGVVSGTLLTFIPASGDYVNAELLGSTDTKMVGSVIQTQFLRVLDYPTAAALSFILMAAVLIMVTVYIRRSGTEDLV is encoded by the coding sequence GTGAGCCTCACCCAGGAGGCGCCGCCGGCTCCCGCAGCCGAGCCGGTCGTGCGCAAGCCCTCCACCCGCAAGCGCCTGATCCCCTACTGGCTGCTGCTCCCCGGCATCCTGTGGCTCGTCGTCTTCTTCGCGCTGCCGCTGGTCTACCAGGCCTCGACCTCCGTACAGACCGGATCCCTGGAGAAGGGGTTCGAGGTCACCTGGCACTTCCGGACCTACTGGGACGCGCTGAGCGACTACTACCCGCAGTTCATCCGCTCCCTGCTGTACGCCGGCACCGCCACGCTCCTGTGCCTGCTGCTCGGCTACCCGCTGGCCTACCTCATCGCCTTCAAGGCGGGCCGCTGGCGCAATCTGGTGCTGGTGCTGGTCATCGCCCCGTTCTTCACCAGCTTCCTGATCCGTACGCTCGCCTGGAAGACGATCCTCGCGGACGGCGGCGCGGTCGTCGACGTACTGAACACGCTGCACGTCCTGGACGTCACCAGCTGGCTCGGCTGGACCGAGAACAACCGGGTCCTGGCCACCCCCATGGCGGTCGTCTGCGGCCTCACGTACAACTTCCTGCCGTTCATGATCCTGCCGCTCTACACCTCGCTGGAGCGGATCGACGGCAGGCTGCACGAGGCGGCCGGCGATCTGTACGCGACCCCCGCCACCACCTTCCGCAAGGTGACGTTCCCGCTGTCCATGCCGGGCGTGGTCTCCGGCACGCTGCTGACCTTCATCCCGGCCAGCGGCGACTACGTCAACGCGGAACTGCTGGGCTCCACCGACACCAAGATGGTCGGCAGCGTCATCCAGACCCAGTTCCTGCGCGTCCTCGACTATCCGACGGCGGCCGCGCTCTCCTTCATCCTCATGGCGGCCGTCCTGATCATGGTCACCGTCTACATCCGCCGCTCCGGGACGGAGGACCTGGTCTGA
- a CDS encoding ABC transporter ATP-binding protein, whose translation MTQQQTGGDVRLTGISKTYGSFHAVRPLDLTVPQGSFFALLGASGCGKTTTLRMIAGLEEATTGTVTLGGQDITALPPYKRPVNTVFQSYALFPHLDITENVAFGLRRRGIKSVKKQVDDMLELVQLGDFAKRKPHQLSGGQQQRVAVARALINHPQVLLLDEPLGALDLKLRRQMQLELKRIQTEVGITFIHVTHDQEEAMTMADTVAVMNAGRVEQLGAPADLYENPRTTFVANFLGTSNLIEGEVVSGGTDLVVAAGGGKLRLPAGRCTGPTDQGGKLLLGIRPEKISLAAAAEADAIADGRNRVTGRIVDSSFIGVSTQYVVESPAGKALHVYEQNVESRSGLTPGAEVVLHWNPAHTFGLDAAQDIDAGVETVEDAA comes from the coding sequence ATGACACAGCAGCAGACAGGCGGCGATGTCCGCCTCACCGGGATCAGCAAGACGTACGGCTCCTTCCACGCCGTCCGCCCGCTCGATCTGACCGTCCCGCAGGGCTCCTTCTTCGCGCTCCTCGGCGCGTCCGGCTGCGGCAAGACCACCACCCTGCGGATGATCGCGGGCCTGGAGGAGGCCACCACCGGCACGGTCACCCTCGGCGGCCAGGACATCACCGCCCTGCCCCCGTACAAGCGGCCCGTCAACACCGTCTTCCAGAGCTACGCACTCTTCCCGCACCTCGACATCACCGAGAACGTGGCCTTCGGACTGCGCCGCCGCGGCATCAAGTCGGTGAAGAAGCAGGTCGACGACATGCTGGAGCTCGTCCAGCTCGGCGACTTCGCCAAGCGCAAGCCGCACCAGCTCTCCGGCGGCCAGCAGCAGCGCGTCGCCGTGGCCCGCGCCCTGATCAACCACCCGCAGGTCCTCCTGCTCGACGAACCCCTCGGCGCCCTCGACCTCAAGCTGCGCCGCCAGATGCAGCTGGAGCTCAAGCGCATCCAGACCGAGGTCGGCATCACGTTCATCCACGTCACCCACGACCAGGAGGAGGCCATGACCATGGCCGACACCGTCGCGGTGATGAACGCGGGCCGGGTCGAACAGCTCGGCGCCCCCGCCGACCTCTACGAGAACCCGCGCACGACGTTCGTCGCCAACTTCCTCGGCACCTCGAACCTCATCGAGGGCGAGGTCGTCTCCGGCGGCACCGACCTCGTCGTGGCCGCCGGCGGCGGGAAGCTCCGGCTGCCCGCCGGCCGATGTACCGGCCCCACCGACCAGGGCGGCAAGCTGCTGCTCGGCATCCGCCCCGAGAAGATCTCCCTCGCGGCCGCCGCCGAGGCGGACGCGATAGCGGACGGCCGCAACCGGGTCACCGGCCGGATCGTCGACTCCAGCTTCATCGGCGTGTCCACGCAGTACGTCGTCGAGAGCCCGGCGGGCAAGGCCCTGCACGTGTACGAGCAGAACGTCGAGTCCCGCTCCGGTCTGACGCCCGGCGCCGAGGTGGTCCTGCACTGGAACCCGGCGCACACCTTCGGGCTCGACGCCGCCCAGGACATCGACGCCGGTGTGGAGACGGTGGAGGACGCGGCGTGA
- a CDS encoding spermidine/putrescine ABC transporter substrate-binding protein, with protein MEQYEPERLSAAQLAAMRRTLTNGRGALTRRSLLRASGMGALAIGGLGTLSACGIPPAKREGDAAAASDDHSAKEKQVNFSNWTEYMDVSDDGKHRPTLDAFTERTGIKVKYTEDINDNVEFFGKIKPQLAAGQDTGRDLIIVTDWLAARIIRLGWAQKLDPVNLPHAFANLSAQFRTPDWDPGRAYTYPWTGIPTVIAYNSRATGGRKVDSVTQLLDDPTLKGRVGFLSEMRDSVGMTLLDMDKDPGKFTDADYDAAIGRIQKGVDKKQIRRFTGNDYTADLDKGDIAACVAWAGDIIQLQAGNPDIKFAIPAAGYITSSDNMLIPARARHKTNAEKLIDYYYEPPVAARLAAYINYVCPVDGVRDELARIDKAMAANTLILPDKAMAARSHAFRSLTSEEETAYEEKFAKLIGA; from the coding sequence ATGGAGCAGTACGAGCCCGAGCGTCTCTCCGCGGCCCAGCTGGCCGCGATGCGTCGCACGCTGACCAACGGCAGGGGAGCCCTCACCCGCCGGTCGCTGCTGCGCGCCTCAGGTATGGGCGCGCTCGCGATCGGCGGGCTGGGCACCCTGAGCGCCTGCGGCATCCCGCCCGCCAAGCGCGAGGGCGACGCGGCCGCGGCCTCGGACGACCACTCGGCCAAGGAGAAGCAGGTCAACTTCTCCAACTGGACCGAGTACATGGACGTCAGTGACGACGGCAAGCACCGGCCCACCCTGGACGCGTTCACCGAACGCACCGGGATCAAGGTCAAGTACACCGAGGACATCAACGACAACGTCGAGTTCTTCGGGAAGATCAAGCCGCAGCTCGCGGCCGGCCAGGACACCGGCCGCGACCTGATCATCGTCACCGACTGGCTGGCCGCCCGCATCATCCGGCTCGGCTGGGCCCAGAAGCTCGACCCGGTGAACCTGCCGCACGCGTTCGCCAACCTCTCGGCCCAGTTCCGCACCCCCGACTGGGACCCGGGCCGCGCCTACACCTATCCGTGGACCGGCATCCCGACCGTCATCGCCTACAACTCCAGGGCGACCGGCGGCCGCAAGGTCGACTCCGTGACCCAGCTGCTCGACGACCCCACGCTCAAGGGCCGGGTCGGCTTCCTCTCCGAGATGCGCGACTCCGTCGGGATGACGCTCCTCGACATGGACAAGGACCCCGGGAAGTTCACCGACGCCGACTACGACGCCGCGATAGGCCGGATCCAGAAGGGCGTCGACAAGAAGCAGATACGCCGCTTCACCGGCAACGACTACACCGCCGACCTCGACAAGGGCGACATCGCCGCCTGCGTCGCCTGGGCCGGCGACATCATCCAGCTCCAGGCCGGGAACCCGGACATCAAGTTCGCCATCCCGGCCGCCGGATACATCACCTCCAGCGACAACATGCTGATCCCGGCCAGGGCCCGGCACAAGACCAACGCCGAGAAGCTCATCGACTACTACTACGAGCCCCCGGTCGCCGCTCGGCTCGCCGCGTACATCAACTACGTCTGCCCGGTCGACGGGGTCCGCGACGAACTCGCCAGGATCGACAAGGCGATGGCCGCCAACACGCTGATCCTCCCGGACAAGGCGATGGCCGCCAGGTCGCACGCCTTCCGCTCCCTGACCTCCGAGGAAGAGACGGCGTACGAAGAGAAGTTCGCCAAGCTCATCGGCGCCTGA
- a CDS encoding gamma-aminobutyraldehyde dehydrogenase, translating into MGNSFQVQDRFADGAQYIGGRLRPGTSGRSHDVVNPATGETVYTYELASTADVDAAVAAAREAFPGWSGASPAERSEAMHRFAAVLAGQADDFAYAESLQCGKPVRLSTEFDVPGTVDNTSFFAGAARHLEGKAAGEYSGDHTSYVRREAIGVIGSIAPWNYPLQMAAWKVLPAVAAGNTIVLKPAEITPLTSLMFAQAATEAGIPDGVINIVTGAGKDAGEHLVGHPDVVMTSFTGSTAVGKRVAEIATSTVKRLHLELGGKAPFVVFDDADVEAAVNGAVAGSLINTGQDCTAATRAYVQRPLYDAFVEGVAALMESVRLGDPFDPKTDLGPLISHAQRDRVAAFVERARAYATVVTGGEAPGGELAAGAYYRPTLVTGAAQDSEIVQSEIFGPVLVVLPFDTDDEGIGLANDTPYGLAASAWTRDLYRAGRATREIKAGCVWVNDHIPIISEMPHGGYKASGFGKDMSAYSFEEYTQVKHVMYDNTAVARKDWHRTIFGDR; encoded by the coding sequence ATGGGCAACAGCTTCCAAGTGCAGGACCGCTTCGCGGACGGCGCGCAGTACATCGGCGGAAGACTGCGGCCCGGCACATCGGGACGCAGCCACGACGTGGTGAACCCGGCCACGGGTGAGACCGTCTACACCTACGAGCTGGCGAGCACCGCCGATGTCGACGCGGCCGTCGCGGCGGCCCGCGAGGCGTTCCCCGGCTGGTCCGGGGCGAGCCCGGCCGAGCGTTCCGAGGCGATGCACCGCTTCGCCGCCGTCCTCGCCGGGCAGGCGGACGACTTCGCGTACGCGGAGTCCCTCCAGTGCGGCAAGCCGGTCAGGCTCTCCACCGAGTTCGACGTCCCCGGCACGGTCGACAACACCTCCTTCTTCGCGGGCGCCGCCCGCCATCTGGAGGGCAAGGCCGCCGGAGAGTACTCCGGCGACCACACCTCGTACGTACGCCGTGAGGCGATCGGGGTCATCGGCTCCATCGCCCCCTGGAACTACCCGCTCCAGATGGCCGCCTGGAAGGTCCTCCCGGCCGTCGCCGCGGGCAACACCATCGTGCTCAAGCCCGCTGAGATCACCCCGCTGACCTCGCTGATGTTCGCGCAGGCGGCCACCGAGGCGGGCATCCCGGACGGGGTGATCAACATCGTCACGGGCGCCGGCAAGGACGCCGGTGAGCACCTCGTCGGCCACCCCGACGTCGTGATGACCTCCTTCACCGGCTCCACGGCCGTCGGCAAGCGGGTCGCGGAGATCGCCACCTCCACCGTCAAGCGCCTCCACCTGGAGCTCGGCGGCAAGGCGCCCTTCGTGGTCTTCGACGACGCCGACGTGGAGGCCGCGGTCAACGGCGCGGTCGCCGGCTCCCTCATCAACACCGGCCAGGACTGCACGGCCGCCACCCGGGCCTACGTCCAGCGCCCGCTGTACGACGCCTTCGTCGAGGGCGTCGCCGCGCTCATGGAGTCCGTCCGGCTCGGCGACCCGTTCGACCCGAAGACCGACCTCGGCCCGCTGATCAGCCATGCCCAGCGCGACCGGGTCGCCGCCTTCGTCGAGCGCGCCCGCGCCTACGCCACGGTCGTCACCGGCGGCGAGGCCCCCGGCGGCGAGCTGGCCGCCGGCGCCTACTACCGGCCGACGCTGGTCACCGGCGCCGCCCAGGACAGCGAGATCGTCCAGTCCGAGATCTTCGGCCCGGTCCTGGTCGTGCTGCCCTTCGACACCGACGACGAGGGCATCGGTCTGGCCAACGACACCCCCTACGGCCTCGCCGCGTCCGCCTGGACCCGCGATCTGTACCGGGCCGGCCGCGCCACCCGCGAGATCAAGGCGGGCTGCGTCTGGGTCAACGACCACATCCCGATCATCAGCGAGATGCCGCACGGCGGATACAAGGCCAGCGGCTTCGGCAAGGACATGTCGGCGTACTCCTTCGAGGAGTACACACAGGTCAAGCACGTCATGTACGACAACACCGCGGTCGCCCGCAAGGACTGGCACCGCACGATCTTCGGGGACCGATAA
- a CDS encoding NADAR family protein, protein MEHIGDVRDVDALVSLAAAGERVKYLLFWGHRPRPDGRIGASCLSQWWPSPFTVGGVTYASAEHWMMAGKARLFGDAEAEERAVAAKSPAQAKKVGRLVRDFDDAVWVRERYGLVVAGSAHKFGQNPELAAYLRTTGDRVLVEASPLDRIWGIGLAADDPRAEDPARWRGLNLLGFALMEARAGLRDGADGI, encoded by the coding sequence ATGGAACACATCGGGGATGTCCGGGATGTCGACGCGCTCGTGTCGCTGGCCGCTGCGGGCGAACGAGTGAAGTACCTGCTCTTCTGGGGGCACCGTCCGCGCCCGGACGGCCGGATCGGCGCGAGCTGCCTCAGCCAGTGGTGGCCGTCTCCGTTCACGGTCGGCGGGGTGACATACGCGTCCGCCGAGCACTGGATGATGGCGGGCAAGGCGCGGCTGTTCGGTGACGCGGAGGCGGAGGAGCGCGCCGTGGCGGCGAAGAGCCCGGCACAGGCCAAGAAGGTGGGGCGCCTGGTCCGCGATTTCGACGACGCGGTCTGGGTGCGCGAGCGGTACGGGCTGGTGGTGGCGGGCAGCGCCCACAAGTTCGGGCAGAACCCGGAGCTGGCCGCGTACCTGCGGACCACGGGTGACCGGGTCCTCGTGGAGGCGAGCCCGCTGGACCGGATCTGGGGCATCGGGCTGGCGGCGGACGATCCGCGCGCCGAGGATCCGGCGAGGTGGCGGGGGCTGAATCTGCTGGGGTTCGCGCTGATGGAGGCCCGGGCGGGGCTGCGGGACGGGGCGGACGGCATATGA